GGGGTACATCGCGCCCGCCGACTGTGTCGAGGTCCGGGTGAACCTCACGGACGCGGAGCGGCTCGCCTACGCCACCGCCGAGCAGGAGGAGAAGTACCGCTTCTGTGCCACCACCGCGACGAAGCGGAAGGTCACCGAGGCGATCGTGCGACGCTTCGCCGGGCAGCAGATCCTCGTCATCGGTCAGTACATCGACCAGCTGGACGAACTCGGCGAGCATCTGGGCGCTCCCGTCATCAAGGGCGAGACCTCCAACGCCCAGCGCGAGAAGCTCTTCGGCGCCTTCCGGGAGGGCGAGATCAGCGTGCTCGTGGTGTCCAAGGTCGCGAACTTCTCCATCGACCTGCCCGAGGCGACCGTCGCCGTCCAGGTCTCGGGGACCTTCGGGTCACGGCAGGAGGAGGCGCAGCGGCTGGGCCGGGTGCTGCGGCCCAAGGCCGACGGGCACAAGGCGCACTTCTACTCGGTCGTCGCCCGCGACACCCTCGACCAGGACTTCGCCGCGCACCGCCAGCGGTTCCTGGCGGAGCAGGGGTACGCCTACCGGATCATGGACGCGGACGAGCTGCTGGCGGAGGACCAGGGCTGAGGGCCGGGAGCTGAAGGTTGAGGGCGGAGGGGCCGGGACTACCTGCGGCGGACGCCGGCTTCCTCGCCGTACTCGCCGAGTATGACCACGCCGAAGGCGGCGCCCGCGAAGACGCGGATCGCGCGGAGGGCGTTGCCGAGGCGGTGGGTGCCGTGGAGGTCCGAGAGGGGCGTCGCCCCGGACGGGCGACCGGGCGCTGGGGTGAAGGTCGCTGCAGTCATGTCTCCATGGTGGCTTTCGAGGCATAAGGAGGGCATCGGCCCCAGGTAGCTCTTTCCTGTGCTACCTGAGTACCCCTTCGGGTGGAGCCTCCCCCCAGTGGGTGGAGGGTGATCCCCTAGGGGCCGGGCGGATCCGTGCGCGGCCCGGGGATATTCGTTGGCTTCCTCCCGCTCCGCCCCTCTAGAATCTCCGCTCTTGCCCGCCTCCCTCCCGGAGTGCCGCCGACCGGACGGAAACCGGCCGGTACACCGCCGCCGTCCACCCGGCAGCGACACCCCGCAGCACCTTCGGAGGCACCCCCTTGTCCAGGCCGTCCACGCCCGCGCCCGTAGCCGACGACCCCCTCGCCCGCGAACGCTCCCACCTGGCCGGCTCCCGTGCCGCGCTGCGTGCCATGCGCGAGGACGCCGAGTCGCTGGACATCAAGGACGTCACCGCGAACTGGGTCAACGCCGAGGTCCTGGCCCGCCAGATCGGCGAACGCATCAAGGCCCTGGCCGACCTCAGCGACACCCCGCTGTTCTTCGGCCGCCTCGACTATCTGCACTCCCCCGGTGCCGACCGGGCCGAGGGCGCCGACGGCGAGCGCTTCTACATCGGGCGCCGGCACGTCCACGACCACGACGGCGACCCGATGGTGATCGACTGGCGGGCGCCGGTCTCGCAGCCGTTCTACCGGGCGTCCAAGAAGGACCCGCTGGACGTCGGGCTGCGCCGCCGTTTCGGCTACACGCGCGGTGAGATCACGGCGTACGAGGACGAGCATCTGTCCGACCCCGACGAGGCCGCCGCCACCAGCAAGCTGCTCCAGCAGGAGATCGAGCGTCCGCGCGTCGGCCCGATGCGCGACATCGTGGCGACCATCCAGCCCGAGCAGGACGAGATCGTACGGTCCGGGCTCGGCGGAACCGTGTGCGTCCAGGGCGGCCCCGGCACCGGGAAGACCGCCGTCGGCCTGCACCGGGTCGCGTACCTCCTCTACGCCCACCGCGAGCGGCTCGCCCGCACCGGCACCCTCGTCATCGGACCGAACAGGTCCTTCCTGCACTACATCGAGCAAGTGCTGCCCGCGCTGGGCGAGTTGGCGGTCCGGCAGGCCACGGTGGACGACCTCGTGGCACACGTCGAGGTGAGCGGCGCCGACGACTCGGCGGCGGCGGTCCTCAAGGGCGACGCGAGGATGGCGGAGGTCCTCAAACGGGCCGTGTACTCACATGTGACCATGCCCGCCGAGCCGGTGATGGTCGTGCGCGGCTCGCGCAGGTGGCGCGTCCCGGCGTACGAGATCGAGGGCATGGTCCGGGAGCTGCTCGACCGGGACATCCGTTACGGCGCCGCCCGCGAGGCCCTTCCGCAGCGCATCGCGCACGTCGTGCTGGTGCAGATGGAGCGGTCCGGGGAGGCGCCGGACGACCGGGTGCAGGACGCGGTGGCCCGTAACGCGGCGGTGAAGGCGGCCGTCAAGTCGATCTGGCCGCAGGTGGATCCGGCGAAGCTGGTGTTCCGCCTGCTGACGGACGCGGACTTCCTCGCCGCGCACGCGAAGGGGATCCTCGACGAGGACGAGCAGGGGACGATCCTCTGGTCGAAGCCGGTCAGGAGCGTGAAGTCGGCCAAGTGGTCGGCTGCGGACACGGTGTTGATCGACGAGACGAGGGACATCGTGGAGCGCACGCACTCCCTCGGGCATGTGGTCCTCGACGAGGCGCAGGACCTGTCCCCCATGCAGTACCGCGCGGTGGGCCGTCGCTGCTCGACCGGTTCGGCGACCGTCCTCGGCGACCTGGCGCAGGGCACCACGCCCTGGGCGACGCGGAGTTGGGACGAGGCGCTGGCCCACCTCGGCAAGTCCGACGGCGTGATCGAGGAGCTGACGGCGGGTTTCCGCGTGCCGACGGACGTCATCACGTACGCCTCCCGTCTCCTCCCGCACATCGCACCGGGCCTTGCCCCGGTCGCGTCGGTCCGCGAGAATCCCGGGTTCTTCGACGTCCGCGGGATCGGCGGCGCGGGTGAAGTGGTCGCCGCGTGCGAGGAGTTGCTGCGCAACGAGGGTTCGACCGGTCTGATCGCCGCCGACGCCCGGGTCCCGGAACTGGGCGAGGCGCTGACGGCGGCGGGGATCGGCTTCCTGGCCCCCGGCGAGGAGACCACGGCCGAGACCCGGCTGACCCTGGTGCCCGCCTCCCTCGCCAAGGGTCTCGAGTACGACTACGTCGTGCTGGACGAGCCGCAGGCCGTGGTGGACGGCGAACCGGACGAACGCACAGGGCTGCGGCGGCTGTACGTGGCACTGACCCGAGCGGTGTCGGGCCTGATCGTGACGCACACGGCCCCGCTGCCGGCGCAGCTCGCGGAGTAGGGCGCGGGCGCCGAGAAACGGGTTCCCCGGGGGAGCGGCATCCACCGTTCCCCCCGAACGCCTCTCAGTCGCCGTCCAGTGCTTTCCTCCACCGTGCGACCGCCGGGGCCGAGACCGGCCGGTCCCAGCCCTGCGGGCGGGCCGCTCCGCCGATGTGGAAGCCGTCGACGCCGGCGGCCAGGAGTCGCGGCACGTGCTCCAGCCGCAGCCCGCCGCCGACCAACAGCCGTTGCTCGTAGCCGGGTTCGCCGCGCCGCGCCGCCTCGGCGAGCAGCGTGGGCAGTCCGTCGTCCACTCCGGCGGCGGACCCGGCCGTGAGATACGTGTCCAGTCCCGGCAGGCCGTCGAGCTGCTTCCGCAGGGCGTTCCGGTCGGCGGCGTGGTCGATGGCCCGGTGGAAGGTCCAGCGGCACCCGTCCAGCACCTCCACGACCCGCTCCACGGCGCTCAGATCCACGGTGCCGTCCGCGTCCAGGAACCCCAGGACGAACTCCTCGGCCCCGGCGTCCCGCAGCTCCCGGGCCGCCCGGACCACCCGCGAGACGTCGCCGGCGCCGAATCCGTCGGACAGCCGCAGCATCACCCGCAGCGAGATGTCCACGGCGGACCGGATCGCGGCGACCGTGGAGACCGCCGGTGTCAGGCCGTCCGCCGCCATGTCGGTGACCAGTTCCAGCCGGTCCGCGCCTCCGGCCTGGGCGGCGGCCGCGTCCTCGGCGCCGAGGGCGATCACCTCCAGGACTGCACGCTTGCTCATGGGACCCCATTCGTCGACGGTCTCGGTCTCGGGCGGCTACAGGTCTAGTCCAATTCAAGAGTACGCCGGTACGGGGTCCTGTTCACCAGCGCGTCCCAGCCGAACACATCCGGCTCCCCCACCTCCGCCGTCACACGGGACAATGAGGCCATGGCCGACCTCGACGACCTCCGCGTCCGTTTCGCCCGCGCCCTGGAGAACACCCGGTCCGGGTCCGGCGGCCCCGACCCGGCGCCGTACGCCGACGATCTCCTCCGGCGCTGGCAGGAGCCGCAGCGGCGGTACCACACCCTCGCCCACCTCACGGCGGTCCTGGACCACGTCGACGTGCTGGAGACGTACGCCGACGATCCGGACGTGGTGCGTCTCGCCGCGTGGTTCCACGACGCCGTCTATCTCCCCGACCGCTCCGAGAACGAGGACCGCTCCGCCCGCCTCGCCGAACGCGCCCTGCCCGAAGCCGGGGTCCCCCCGCAGCGGACGGCCGAGGTCGCCCGCCTCGTCCGCCTCACCACCACCCACGCCCCCGGCGCCGACGACCGCGACGGCCAGGTCCTCTGCGACGCCGACCTCGCGATCCTCGCCGCCCCGCCCGCCGCCTACGCCGCCTACACGGCCGCCGTACGCGAGGAGTACGGCTTCGTCCCGAGCGACGCCTTCCGCGAGGGCAGGTCCGCGATCCTGCGCCAACTGCTCGATCTGCCGAGGCTGTTCAGGACGCCGTACGGGGAGCGGGAATGGGAGGCGACGGCCCGCCACAACCTCGCTTCGGAGCTGGAAATGCTGTCGCTCTGAGACGCCCGGCGCCTTAGCCTGCCCGCATGGCAGACATGGGCGGGGACTTGGGCGGAGACCGGGTGACGGAGGCCGTCGCGGACGCGGTGACGGTGCTGCGGAAGGCGGTGGACCGGGACTGGGGCGCGGTCCGGGCCGGCCGGGTGGAGTGGAACTGTCTGGAGACGGCCGAGCACATCGCGGGCGATCTGATCGCGTACGCAGGGCAGTTGGCGGGCCGGGCGCAGGACGCGTACGTCCCCTTCGACATCCACTTCGAGGACGGCACGGACGCCGAGGGCGCCCTCCAGGTGATCGAGACGGCGGGCACGCTCCTCGCCGCGACGATCCGCGCCACTCCGCGCGAGGTCCGCGCCTTCCACCCGCACCCCTTCCGCAGCGCGAACCGCGTGGGTTTCGCCGCGATGGGCGTCGCCGAGGTGGTGCTTCACACGTACGACATCGCGGAGGGCCTGGGCCTCGCGTACGAGCCCCCCGCCCATCTCCCCGAGTACGTGCTGACCCGGATCTTCCCCGCCGTCCAGCCCGGCCCCGACGCCTGGCGCACCCTTCTGTGGGCCACCGGGCGCGGCGAGCTGCCCGGCCGTGCCCCGCGCACGGAGTGGCGCTGGAGCAACAACCTCGTCCTGCCCACCGAACGGCTCACCCTCCAGGGCGTCACCCCCGCGGCCGCCGCCGACCTCGCCACGGGCGGCGACGGTGGCTTCGCGTGGGTCGAGGACGGCCCCTTCGAGGGCACCCGCGAGGCCGCCGCCATGACCACCAAGGCCTACGAAGCCGGCGTCCACCGACCGGAGTTCGGCCTGTTCGCCCTCGTACGGCGGGAGGACGGCCGCGCGGTCGGCGGCATGGGCTTCCACGGCGCCCCGGACGAGGACGGCTGCGCGGAGGTCGGCTACGACCTCGCCGAGAGCGCCCGCGGCAACGGCTACGCCACCGAGGCCCTGCACACGCTGAGCGACTGGGCCCTGGCCCGCGACGACGTCCGCAGCCTCTGCGCCACCATCGAGCCCGACAACGCGGCCTCCCAGCGCGTGATCGCGCGCGCCGGGTTCAACCGGGCGAGCGTGGAGCAGGAGCAGGCCTACGGCGAGTCGGAACCGGGCCTACGCCTGTACATCCGCACCACCCGGACCGACTGACCGCCGCCCCCTATCGTCCCTTCGGCCGACGCAGCCCCGCCGCCACCAGCAGGCGTACCACCTCGCGGCTGGTGACCTCCACCGCGCCCGCGGCCACCACGTCGGCATAGCGGTGGGAGGGGATGTCGTAGTGGTCGCGTTCGAAGGCGCGCCGGGGGACGCCCAGCCCGTCGGCGAACAGGTGGAGTTCGTCGAAGGAGACGTCGCTGACCAGGTGGGACCACATGCGGCCGTGGCCCGGCCAGGCCGGGGGGTCGATGTACACGGTCACGTGGAGGACGTCCCGCCCGTCGCGGAGCCCAGCGAGCCGACCGCTGCGACCTTCACACCCGCCTTGTGGCACACCCAGTGCGGGTCGGGGCCGAGCTCCGGTTCCACCTCAAGGGCGTGCGGGTCGCCGGAGCCGCACACCGGGCACAGGGGCCAGCGGCCGTACCGTTCCAGGAGGGCGTCCTGGACGTCCTGGGCTATCAGTCCCGCCACG
This is a stretch of genomic DNA from Streptomyces sp. NBC_00285. It encodes these proteins:
- a CDS encoding HelD family protein; protein product: MSRPSTPAPVADDPLARERSHLAGSRAALRAMREDAESLDIKDVTANWVNAEVLARQIGERIKALADLSDTPLFFGRLDYLHSPGADRAEGADGERFYIGRRHVHDHDGDPMVIDWRAPVSQPFYRASKKDPLDVGLRRRFGYTRGEITAYEDEHLSDPDEAAATSKLLQQEIERPRVGPMRDIVATIQPEQDEIVRSGLGGTVCVQGGPGTGKTAVGLHRVAYLLYAHRERLARTGTLVIGPNRSFLHYIEQVLPALGELAVRQATVDDLVAHVEVSGADDSAAAVLKGDARMAEVLKRAVYSHVTMPAEPVMVVRGSRRWRVPAYEIEGMVRELLDRDIRYGAAREALPQRIAHVVLVQMERSGEAPDDRVQDAVARNAAVKAAVKSIWPQVDPAKLVFRLLTDADFLAAHAKGILDEDEQGTILWSKPVRSVKSAKWSAADTVLIDETRDIVERTHSLGHVVLDEAQDLSPMQYRAVGRRCSTGSATVLGDLAQGTTPWATRSWDEALAHLGKSDGVIEELTAGFRVPTDVITYASRLLPHIAPGLAPVASVRENPGFFDVRGIGGAGEVVAACEELLRNEGSTGLIAADARVPELGEALTAAGIGFLAPGEETTAETRLTLVPASLAKGLEYDYVVLDEPQAVVDGEPDERTGLRRLYVALTRAVSGLIVTHTAPLPAQLAE
- a CDS encoding copper homeostasis protein CutC, whose translation is MSKRAVLEVIALGAEDAAAAQAGGADRLELVTDMAADGLTPAVSTVAAIRSAVDISLRVMLRLSDGFGAGDVSRVVRAARELRDAGAEEFVLGFLDADGTVDLSAVERVVEVLDGCRWTFHRAIDHAADRNALRKQLDGLPGLDTYLTAGSAAGVDDGLPTLLAEAARRGEPGYEQRLLVGGGLRLEHVPRLLAAGVDGFHIGGAARPQGWDRPVSAPAVARWRKALDGD
- a CDS encoding HD domain-containing protein, which produces MADLDDLRVRFARALENTRSGSGGPDPAPYADDLLRRWQEPQRRYHTLAHLTAVLDHVDVLETYADDPDVVRLAAWFHDAVYLPDRSENEDRSARLAERALPEAGVPPQRTAEVARLVRLTTTHAPGADDRDGQVLCDADLAILAAPPAAYAAYTAAVREEYGFVPSDAFREGRSAILRQLLDLPRLFRTPYGEREWEATARHNLASELEMLSL
- a CDS encoding GNAT family N-acetyltransferase, which translates into the protein MGGDLGGDRVTEAVADAVTVLRKAVDRDWGAVRAGRVEWNCLETAEHIAGDLIAYAGQLAGRAQDAYVPFDIHFEDGTDAEGALQVIETAGTLLAATIRATPREVRAFHPHPFRSANRVGFAAMGVAEVVLHTYDIAEGLGLAYEPPAHLPEYVLTRIFPAVQPGPDAWRTLLWATGRGELPGRAPRTEWRWSNNLVLPTERLTLQGVTPAAAADLATGGDGGFAWVEDGPFEGTREAAAMTTKAYEAGVHRPEFGLFALVRREDGRAVGGMGFHGAPDEDGCAEVGYDLAESARGNGYATEALHTLSDWALARDDVRSLCATIEPDNAASQRVIARAGFNRASVEQEQAYGESEPGLRLYIRTTRTD
- a CDS encoding DUF4031 domain-containing protein → MTVYIDPPAWPGHGRMWSHLVSDVSFDELHLFADGLGVPRRAFERDHYDIPSHRYADVVAAGAVEVTSREVVRLLVAAGLRRPKGR